The following proteins are co-located in the Phaeodactylum tricornutum CCAP 1055/1 chromosome 2, whole genome shotgun sequence genome:
- a CDS encoding predicted protein, producing the protein MFRIGTTLGKIAGNGGAAQWRKCAAMLSNSFSTTLSDLVSTDIDIETGVAVITMNYMPVNSLSLEMFQALSASIKSIEQDERLQALVLQSGNPSIFSAGLDLREMADPDPDRLNAFWTSFQQLYLDLYGSRLASIAAIEGHAPAAGCMLALSCDYRIMSETEDKHAPTIGLNETQFGIVAPPFLAQQLIDTIGRRPAELSLSLGTLYSPDDAMAIGLVDEVVSRDVVRQRAQETASQWARIPSVARVASKMLIRQDAIASLKQNREKDLEQFVSFCLDERTQKNLQAYLVKLTSRKKK; encoded by the exons ATGTTTCGAATCGGCACAACCTTGGGGAAAATTGCTGGAAATGGCGGAGCGGCTCAATGGCGCAAATGCGCTGCCATGCTGTCCAACTCATTTTCAACTACGTTGTCGGATCTAGTGTCGACCGACATTGATATCGAGACGGGTGTCGCAGTAATAACGATGAACTACATGCCTGTCAACTCACTTTCACTAGAAAT GTTTCAAGCGCTCTCCGCTTCCATCAAATCCATTGAGCAGGACGAACGACTTCAAGCTCTCGTACTTCAGTCGGGAAACCCTTCTATATTTTCGGCTGGCTTAGATCTTCGCGAAATGGCGGACCCCGACCCAGATCGACTCAACGCCTTTTGGACGTCTTTTCAGCAACTGTACTTGGATTTGTACGGTAGCCGATTGGCCAGTATCGCGGCGATTGAAGGGCACGCTCCAGCTGCTGGCTGCATGCTTGCCCTGTCCTGTGATTATAGAATCATGTCGGAGACTGAAGACAAACATGCGCCAACTATTGGGCTAAACGAAACGCAATTTGGGATTGTTGCTCCTCCTTTCTTAGCGCAACAACTTATTGACACGATTGGACGTCGTCCGGCAGAGCTGTCGCTGTCCCTCGGCACGTTGTACAGTCCTGATGATGCCATGGCCATTGGATTGGTGGATGAAGTTGTGTCCAGGGACGTAGTTCGACAGAGAGCACAAGAGACTGCTTCTCAGTGGGCCAGGATTCCATCCGTGGCCCGTGTTGCTAGTAAGATGCTCATTCGCCAAGATGCCATAGCCAGCCTCAAACAGAACCGagaaaaagatttggaaCAGTTTGTCAGCTTCTGTCTAGATGAGCGAACGCAAAAGAATCTGCAGGCTTATCTGGTCAAACTTACCagtagaaagaaaaaatGA